The Manihot esculenta cultivar AM560-2 chromosome 1, M.esculenta_v8, whole genome shotgun sequence genome has a window encoding:
- the LOC110628503 gene encoding protein FEZ, protein MDYRNDVDKIDEVMLPGFRFHPTDEELVGFYLKRKIQQRPLSIELIIKQLDIYKYDPWDLPKFATTGEKEWYFYCPRDRKYRNSARPNRVTGAGFWKATGTDRPIYSSEGNKCIGLKKSLVFYKGRAARGIKTEWMMHEFRLPSLTDSAPPKSFIDKTIPANDSWAICRIFKKTNSTAQRALSHSLVSPLPEPSTSPLLAKGSQVSSHQQFSSQNMPLTTETSSGIHLNYNNHEIQRSFVANLSALGFSTCKPMNNNSSPLASKLSQLPISNGDLTENFFLQPVGTLAHAAKCTVDASSVLLNMSSSMLGDFGDHKLASDESSTDFAGPQDQHCSGFSLTCLPQVMQANAGDNALIKNPNATHMDDQWETVRSIGLPFSLPVSVGDAWKPNLLWDSSSCPIEMSTSFSTN, encoded by the exons aTGGATTATAGAAATGATGTTGACAAAATAGACGAAGTGATGTTGCCAGGGTTTAGGTTTCACCCAACAGATGAGGAGCTTGTTGGGTTTTATCTGAAGAGGAAGATTCAACAGCGGCCTCTTTCGATCGAACTGATAATAAAGCAACTAGACATCTACAAATACGACCCGTGGGATCTTCCAA AGTTCGCGACTACTGGGGAGAAGGAGTGGTATTTCTACTGTCCTAGGGACAGAAAATATAGAAATAGCGCAAGACCTAATAGGGTTACAGGAGCTGGGTTTTGGAAAGCCACGGGAACCGATAGGCCTATCTACTCATCAGAAGGCAACAAGTGCATAGGCTTGAAGAAATCCCTTGTTTTCTACAAAGGTAGAGCTGCCAGAGGGATCAAAACCGAATGGatgatgcatgagtttcggttACCTTCTCTCACTGACTCCGCACCACCAAAGAGTTTCATCGACAAAACTATTCCTGCCAAC GACTCATGGGCAATATGCAGGATATTCAAGAAAACCAATTCCACAGCACAGAGGGCTCTCTCGCATTCTTTGGTTTCTCCATTGCCTGAACCTTCAACTTCTCCTTTACTTGCCAAAGGCTCACAAGTTAGCAGTCATCAACAGTTCAGTTCACAAAACATGCCACTCACTACAGAAACCAGCTCAGGCATCCATTTGAACTATAACAATCATGAGATACAACGCTCTTTTGTTGCAAATTTGTCTGCTTTAGGTTTTTCGACCTGCAAGCCAATGAATAATAATAGCAGCCCATTGGCAAGCAAACTCTCTCAGCTTCCCATTTCAAACGGAGACCTGACGGAGAATTTTTTCCTTCAACCTGTTGGAACATTAGCTCATGCAGCAAAATGCACGGTTGACGCTTCTTCTGTGCTGTTAAACATGTCCTCCTCAATGCTTGGAGATTTTGGTGACCATAAGCTGGCCAGTGATGAGAGTAGCACAGATTTTGCTGGACCTCAAGATCAACATTGCAGTGGCTTTTCATTAACTTGTTTGCCACAAGTAATGCAAGCGAATGCTGGTGACAATGCATTGATAAAGAATCCGAACGCGACACATATGGATGATCAGTGGGAGACAGTTCGTTCCATTGGATTACCCTTCAGTTTGCCTGTGAGTGTAGGTGATGCTTGGAAGCCAAACTTGCTTTGGGATTCTTCCTCATGTCCTATTGAGATGTCCACAAGTTTTTCCACAAACTAA
- the LOC110603878 gene encoding 60S ribosomal protein L34, which yields MVQRLTYRKRHSYATKSNQHRVVKTPGGKLVYQTTKKRASGPKCPVTGKRIQGIPHLRPAEYKRSRLARNRRTVNRAYGGVLSGSAVRERIIRAFLVEEQKIVKKVLKIQKAKEKQASRS from the exons ATGGTTCAGCGACTGACGTACCGGAAACGGCACAGCTATGCTACCAAATCAAACCAGCACCGGGTAGTCAAAACCCCAG GAGGAAAGTTGGTTTACCAGACAACAAAGAAGAGAGCAAGTGGTCCTAAGTGCCCTGTTACTGGGAAGAGGATTCAAGGG ATTCCTCACTTGAGACCTGCTGAATATAAGAGGTCAAGATTGGCAAGAAACAGGAGGACTGTGAACCGGGCTTATGGTGGTGTCTTGTCTGGTAGTGCTGTCAGAGAAAG GATTATTCGAGCCTTTTTGGTTGAAGAACAAAAGATCGTGAAAAAGGTCTTGAAGATTCAGAAAGCAAAAGAAAAGCAAGCCTCTAGAAGTTAA
- the LOC110610535 gene encoding uncharacterized protein LOC110610535, with the protein MEKPQSEEVVLFGTWASAHCTRVQLPTSLQPSPQEGACIIPSSYAIILSKGKEQENAIKEFNQLLSAFEEGIEKDFSTKFPSNGGNETLGFLEIVVGSHACNHRAFEEAGVQLLTQKSTQHFSHGWLN; encoded by the exons ATGGAGAAGCCACAAAGTGAAGAAGTTGTGTTGTTCGGGACATGGGCTAGTGCTCACTGCACCAGGGTGCAACTCCCTACTTCACTACAACCCAGTCCACAAGAAGGTGCCTGT ATTATACCAAGCTCATATGCAATTATCTTGTCCAAGGGCAAAGAACAAGAGAACGCCATTAAAGAGTTCAACCAGCTGCTTAGCGCGTTTGAAGAAGGCATCGAGAAGGATTTCTCAACAAAATTTCCTTCCAACGGTGGGAATGAGACCTTGGGATTTCTTGAAATCGTTGTAGGTTCACACGCTTGCAACCATCGAGCTTTTGAAGAGGCTGGGGTGCAGTTGTTGACCCAAAAGAGCACCCAGCATTTTTCTCATGGGTGGCTAAACTGA
- the LOC110613536 gene encoding uncharacterized protein LOC110613536, with protein sequence MGSRFFYTIKTQFHFLHSVGFINDFVYDSMYRILSFICSYTLSLFGSLFRHIFRFQEGKSQDKFESNSNEVFHQQEDDQFGSCCAQLSEIKKSYGEGENSVVMESVFLASTNKYEFLSGKGICGFVEEPVTLSFTVHELFPDSNNDAIINTPIADTGEFTDEDFQDVEMDAEPEDKAEKAGPFFKSFVIDEASEEKHEQETLMGNKNLEEEELISDDRVTVDRGFGEHEWDAEKKENSVKSLAIEEASEKPEPETSTEANSSDEPEVDALDTNSELLVNGNDGEVFESEVAVSVGVRPESSVLVDEEKTEHNREIEAVSMRDQFTDSDDEYIEIKLQLDKEMLSKEDLSNAVDKEEEQKLVHDTAELEFDSSFHEQKSSDSHVQNDTDYMYEDQDIIEQLKMGLKLARTGGLPTILEESESEELEIPKPVHELRPMKVEDQKFEHKDLLEEIRKIYKSYLDKMRKLDVLNFQTMHSLSLLQMKDTVQFQTARKSSTISLLSQNLLSCRGTAVIDPMEKVIADMQSDLETIYVGQLCLSWEILLWQYRKAQELQKYDSQGSHQYNQVADEFQLFQVLVQRFLENEQFQGPRVLNYVKSRCILRSLLQVPLVKEDSFKDKCKGGDENEDAITSQMLIETIEQSMRDFWEFLRADKEESSLILRGHQKTNVNLQDHVDSELLTDIRTDFQKKDKKLKDILRSGSCIMKRFKRQKEEVVHHIQTLFIAQVELKLISRVLNMSKLTTDQLIWCHEKLDKINLCNRKVFVESSFLLFPC encoded by the exons ATGGGTTCTAGATTTTTCTACACTATCAAAACCCAGTTTCATTTTCTTCATTCTGTAGGTTTTATAAACGATTTCGTGTATGATAGCATGTATAGGATCCTTAGTTTTATCTGTAGCTACACACTTTCTCTGTTTGGATCATTGTTCAGACACATCTTCAG ATTTCAGGAAGGAAAAAGTCAGGACAAGTTTGAATCCAATTCTAATGAGGTTTTTCATCAACAAGAAGATGATCAATTTGGTTCCTGTTGTGCTCAGCTTTCAGAGATTAAAAAAAGCTACGGTGAAGGAGAGAATTCTGTTGTTATGGAGAGTGTCTTTCTGGCGAGCACTAATAAGTATGAGTTCTTGTCTGGGAAAGGCATCTGCGGATTCGTGGAAGAACCAGTAACCTTGAGCTTTACTGTCCATGAACTGTTCCCGGATTCAAATAATGATGCTATTATTAATACTCCAATTGCTGATACTGGAGAATTTACTGACGAGGATTTTCAGGACGTTGAAATGGACGCAGAGCCAGAGGATAAAGCAGAAAAAGCAGGGCCCTTCTTCAAAAGTTTTGTAATTGATGAAGCTTCAGAGGAGAAACATGAACAAGAAACATTGATGGGGAATAAGAATCTTGAGGAAGAAGAGTTAATTTCCGATGATAGAGTTACTGTTGACAGGGGTTTTGGAGAGCATGAATGGGAtgcagagaaaaaagaaaactctGTCAAAAGTTTGGCCATTGAAGAGGCTTCGGAGAAGCCAGAACCGGAAACATCCACCGAGGCAAACAGTTCCGATGAGCCAGAAGTGGATGCTTTAGACACGAACTCTGAACTTTTGGTTAATGGAAATGACGGGGAAGTATTTGAATCTGAAGTAGCAGTTTCCGTCGGAGTTAGACCTGAAAGTAGTGTGTTGGTGGATGAGGAGAAGACAGAACATAATAGAGAAATAGAGGCTGTTTCAATGAGAGACCAATTCACCGACTCCGATGATGAATATATAGAAATAAAGCTCCAATTGGATAAGGAAATGCTGTCTAAAGAGGATTTAAGCAACGCTGTTGACaaagaagaagagcaaaaaTTAGTCCATGATACGGCAGAACTGGAATTTGATTCTAGCTTCCATGAGCAGAAGTCCTCAGACTCGCATGTTCAAAACGATACAGATTACATGTATGAGGACCAGGACATAATAGAACAGCTAAAAATGGGGCTCAAACTAGCAAGAACTGGGGGTCTTCCAACTATTCTTGAAGAATCAGAATCTGAAGAATTGGAAATTCCGAAGCCAGTACATGAACTAAGGCCAATGAAGGTTGAAGACCAGAAGTTCGAGCACAAAGATCTCCTGGAGGAGATTCGAAAGATTTACAAGAGCTACTTGGACAAAATGCGCAAATTAGATGTCTTGAACTTCCAGACCATGCATTCGCTTA GCCTACTGCAGATGAAAGACACAGTTCAGTTTCAGACAGCTCGGAAATCTTCAACCATCTCTCTCCTTTCCCAGAACTTATTATCATGCAGAGGGACTGCCGTAATTGATCCAATGGAAAAAGTTATTGCAGATATGCAGAGTGATCTTGAAACCATATATGTCGGACAGCTTTGCCTTTCCTGGGAAATACTCCTCTGGCAATACCGGAAAGCCCAAGAATTGCAGAAATATGACTCTCAAGGATCCCATCAATATAATCAAGTAGCCGATGAGTTTCAGCTATTTCAAGTCCTGGTACAAAGATTTCTTGAGAATGAACAGTTTCAAGGTCCCAGGGTCTTGAATTATGTCAAGAGCAGATGTATCCTTCGTAGTCTTCTTCAAGTTCctctggttaaag AAGATAGTTTCAAGGACAAGTGTAAAGGAGGAGATGAAAATGAAGATGCAATCACAAGCCAAATGCTAATAGAAACCATTGAACAATCAATGCGGGATTTCTGGGAATTCCTTCGTGCCGATAAAGAAGAAAGCAGTCTGATCTTACGAGGTCATCAAAAAACCAATGTTAATCTCCAAGACCATGTAGATTCAGAGCTTTTGACAGATATTCGAACCGATTTTCAGAAG AAGGATAAAAAGCTTAAAGACATATTGAGAAGTGGAAGTTGCATAATGAAGAGGTTCAAAAGGCAAAAAGAAGAGGTAGTGCATCACATTCAGACATTGTTCATAGCTCAGGTGGAACTGAAATTGATCTCTAGAGTTCTAAACATGTCCAAATTAACAACAGATCAATTGATATGGTGTCATGAAAAATTAGACAAAATTAACCTATGTAATAGAAAAGTTTTTGTAGAATCCTCATTCTTGCTCTTCCCATGCTGA